In Alteribacter lacisalsi, a genomic segment contains:
- a CDS encoding DUF1516 family protein encodes MNYTAMLHTHTLAWFVMLILFAVTIILLRSGKAKGGKIVQMTLRLFYIFVLVSGGTLLIMNPYWATVVKGILAVLLIFTMERISTGTKKGTLQGSQPMVLWTQFAILSIIVIYFGYFVT; translated from the coding sequence ATGAATTATACTGCAATGCTTCATACCCATACACTCGCCTGGTTCGTCATGCTGATCCTGTTTGCCGTAACCATTATTCTTCTGAGATCAGGAAAGGCAAAAGGCGGTAAAATTGTTCAGATGACACTTCGCCTGTTTTACATATTTGTACTTGTATCAGGCGGTACGCTTCTGATTATGAACCCTTACTGGGCTACAGTCGTGAAAGGTATTCTGGCTGTTCTGCTCATTTTTACGATGGAAAGAATCTCAACCGGGACCAAAAAAGGCACACTTCAAGGCTCACAGCCGATGGTACTCTGGACGCAATTTGCGATCCTCTCCATTATCGTGATTTACTTCGGATACTTTGTAACGTAA
- a CDS encoding HAD family hydrolase gives MSVEKLYIFDLDGTLYEGTDHFDYYAKRLALDVKEDNLESFWRDYEKSKNADHILAIGKAYDVAEDAVLTVDPMTLRVVEAHNWDGSAWTSEKVEQVYDRDIEFDFEKIVAIGDGWWLPFACAKHYGVENCYKRYVETKEYMVTDEFQLDPIPGLRDFLLRLKDQTEIVLMTNSDADDVGRLFKELDLEGVFPKVITSAKKPSLTDHYFNELKNEYNVAPSDVVSVGDNFINEIAPALLQEMKAVYISAHGNPVDHNNLVQVNRITDWVENFKF, from the coding sequence ATGAGTGTAGAGAAGCTTTATATTTTTGATTTGGATGGCACGTTATATGAAGGAACGGATCATTTTGATTATTATGCAAAAAGACTGGCACTGGATGTAAAAGAGGACAATCTCGAATCTTTCTGGCGTGATTATGAGAAATCCAAAAACGCTGACCACATCCTTGCGATTGGTAAAGCTTATGACGTGGCAGAGGATGCTGTTCTGACGGTTGATCCAATGACGCTTCGTGTCGTTGAAGCACACAATTGGGACGGATCGGCCTGGACTTCTGAAAAGGTTGAGCAGGTGTACGATCGGGACATTGAATTTGATTTCGAGAAAATTGTGGCCATTGGGGACGGCTGGTGGCTCCCGTTTGCCTGTGCAAAGCACTATGGCGTAGAAAACTGCTATAAACGCTATGTGGAAACGAAAGAATACATGGTAACCGATGAATTTCAGCTCGATCCGATTCCAGGCCTTCGCGACTTTCTTCTCCGCCTTAAAGATCAGACGGAAATCGTGCTCATGACCAACAGTGATGCGGATGACGTGGGCCGTCTGTTTAAAGAGCTTGATCTTGAAGGTGTATTCCCGAAAGTGATTACATCAGCGAAAAAACCGAGCCTGACAGATCACTATTTTAATGAACTGAAAAACGAGTATAATGTGGCACCGTCTGACGTAGTTTCGGTTGGTGATAACTTTATCAACGAAATAGCACCTGCCCTTCTTCAGGAAATGAAAGCCGTATACATTTCCGCACACGGAAACCCGGTAGATCACAACAACCTTGTTCAAGTGAACCGGATTACTGACTGGGTGGAAAACTTTAAATTTTAA
- the ald gene encoding alanine dehydrogenase — translation MKIGVPREIKNNENRVALTPAGVLILKQEGHDILVEHDAGIGSGFTSADYAEAGATILHDPADIWGRADMVMKVKEPLESEYGYFREGLILFTYLHLAAVPELARALTENKVTAVAYETVEVNGALPLLTPMSEVAGRMAAQIGAQFLEKPKGGSGVLLSGVPGVKRGKVTVIGGGVVGTNAAKIAMGLGADVTIIDLSPERLRQLDDIFGTEINTLMSNPVTLANAVKESDLVIGAVLIKGAKAPRLVTEDMIKDMLPGSVIVDVAIDQGGIFETIDRITTHDEPTYTKHGVLHYAVANMPGAVPRTSTIALTNVTVPYAVQIANKGIHKAIADNPALESGVNTAGGYVTYEAVARDLNYDYHTVSAALK, via the coding sequence ATGAAGATCGGGGTACCACGTGAAATTAAAAACAATGAAAACCGCGTTGCGCTGACGCCTGCCGGAGTCCTTATTCTTAAACAGGAAGGGCACGACATTTTAGTCGAACATGACGCAGGAATTGGAAGCGGTTTCACAAGCGCTGACTATGCTGAAGCCGGCGCAACCATTCTGCACGATCCTGCCGATATCTGGGGACGGGCTGATATGGTGATGAAAGTAAAAGAACCACTCGAATCAGAGTACGGGTATTTTCGGGAAGGATTAATCCTCTTTACATATCTCCACCTGGCTGCAGTGCCTGAACTTGCGAGAGCACTCACCGAAAATAAAGTAACCGCAGTTGCTTATGAAACAGTGGAAGTAAACGGTGCCCTCCCGCTTCTTACTCCTATGAGTGAAGTGGCCGGCCGGATGGCAGCACAGATTGGCGCGCAGTTCCTTGAAAAACCAAAAGGCGGAAGCGGCGTTCTGTTATCTGGTGTTCCCGGTGTAAAACGCGGAAAAGTAACCGTCATTGGCGGCGGTGTGGTTGGTACAAATGCAGCGAAAATTGCCATGGGGCTCGGAGCAGACGTAACGATCATCGATCTCAGTCCTGAGCGTCTCCGCCAGCTTGATGATATTTTCGGAACAGAAATTAATACTCTCATGAGCAATCCGGTTACACTTGCCAACGCCGTGAAAGAATCAGACCTCGTCATTGGAGCTGTTCTCATTAAAGGAGCCAAAGCACCTCGACTCGTGACAGAAGATATGATCAAGGACATGCTGCCCGGGTCGGTAATTGTAGATGTAGCCATCGATCAGGGTGGTATTTTCGAAACCATCGACCGGATTACCACTCACGATGAGCCTACGTACACCAAGCACGGCGTTCTTCACTATGCAGTAGCAAACATGCCTGGTGCCGTACCGCGTACGTCCACGATCGCACTTACAAATGTGACTGTACCTTATGCTGTGCAGATTGCCAACAAAGGCATTCATAAAGCGATCGCTGATAACCCAGCTCTTGAGAGCGGTGTAAACACTGCTGGCGGGTATGTAACCTATGAAGCAGTCGCACGCGACCTCAACTACGACTACCATACTGTCTCTGCCGCATTGAAATAA
- a CDS encoding KTSC domain-containing protein yields the protein MEMEFTEIHEEKIKSVAYDEINKHFHVKFQDGSYIIYYEMRKEDYVAFQSSGRYSEYLEDKIKPAYPSKIIKEPS from the coding sequence ATGGAAATGGAATTTACTGAGATTCACGAAGAAAAAATCAAATCTGTCGCATACGATGAAATTAACAAACACTTTCATGTAAAATTCCAGGACGGCAGCTACATCATTTATTATGAAATGAGAAAAGAAGACTATGTCGCCTTTCAGAGTTCGGGAAGGTACAGCGAATACCTTGAAGATAAAATCAAACCGGCCTATCCGAGTAAAATAATTAAAGAACCGTCATAA
- a CDS encoding putative bifunctional diguanylate cyclase/phosphodiesterase, which yields MFRTFEDPNKQNFAYFIERLNQTLDEQTLFLLTDVTHAVLFASPSFYRYTGFHAHQIEGSDYRPFEMGGSLNRETELERSACLLSAEGIMKQFTCTRIPMIKDYSDEDEYSFLVYTPAEPEGEYISPNPSWMDRDMKLPNEKAFRYVTENNRSNKSGVLCLTIVNDRQERESGYKERIRCVADELRGLQSGMVSAYYPADSMFALLCEGSLTGEERKDLQWKAEKACRRSRLQFHAAWQPAQFKRDTFEEYMNRLYESRLYSGAGTGDNDRKQLIENRFEKALERERLSLVYQPQVNLHDRSVSGAEALLRWEDEVLGAVSPREFIPVAEASRMIIPAGYWVLKEACRQAAVWRESGLHIRMSVNLSPVQCEDEDFASKVKKIVAQSGIAPDMLTLEITENQLLYHLPEARVMLRELKAYGINISIDDFGTGYSSFSYLKHFPVDTVKIDQSFIRDMGRKEDKSDEKIVTTIINLARNMNMKVVAEGVEKGETLDFLSENQCDEIQGFLYCRPLSSEEVIPFLQADAAGNQLFLDK from the coding sequence ATGTTTCGTACCTTTGAGGATCCGAACAAACAGAATTTTGCTTATTTTATTGAACGGCTTAATCAGACGCTGGATGAGCAGACCCTTTTTCTGCTTACAGACGTGACCCATGCTGTGCTGTTTGCAAGCCCCTCCTTTTACAGGTATACCGGTTTTCATGCCCATCAGATTGAGGGGAGCGACTACCGGCCGTTTGAGATGGGGGGAAGTCTTAACAGGGAAACGGAGCTTGAACGGAGTGCCTGTCTCCTTTCTGCAGAAGGAATTATGAAGCAGTTTACGTGTACGCGTATTCCAATGATTAAAGATTATTCAGATGAGGATGAATACAGCTTTCTTGTCTATACACCTGCAGAACCCGAAGGAGAATACATATCTCCAAATCCGTCCTGGATGGACAGGGATATGAAGCTGCCAAATGAGAAAGCCTTTCGATACGTTACGGAAAATAACCGCTCTAATAAAAGCGGTGTTCTTTGTCTTACAATCGTAAATGACAGACAGGAACGGGAGTCGGGGTATAAGGAAAGGATTCGGTGCGTGGCAGATGAACTGAGAGGCCTTCAGAGTGGGATGGTGAGTGCCTACTACCCGGCAGATTCCATGTTCGCTTTGCTGTGTGAGGGTTCCCTTACCGGCGAGGAAAGAAAGGACCTGCAGTGGAAAGCTGAAAAAGCATGCAGGAGAAGCCGGCTTCAATTTCATGCTGCCTGGCAGCCGGCTCAGTTCAAAAGAGATACATTTGAAGAGTACATGAACCGTCTGTATGAATCGCGCCTTTATTCGGGAGCCGGGACTGGGGATAACGATCGCAAGCAACTGATTGAAAATCGTTTTGAAAAGGCGCTTGAGAGGGAAAGACTATCCCTTGTTTATCAGCCGCAGGTTAACCTTCATGACAGGTCGGTCTCAGGCGCTGAAGCTTTGCTGAGGTGGGAGGATGAGGTTCTCGGGGCGGTTTCTCCAAGAGAATTCATTCCTGTAGCCGAAGCAAGCCGGATGATTATCCCTGCAGGTTACTGGGTTTTGAAAGAAGCGTGCAGGCAGGCAGCAGTATGGAGGGAAAGCGGCCTTCACATCCGGATGAGTGTAAATCTGTCTCCGGTTCAGTGTGAAGATGAAGATTTTGCTTCGAAAGTGAAAAAGATTGTTGCGCAAAGCGGCATCGCTCCGGACATGCTGACTCTTGAAATTACGGAAAATCAGCTCCTTTATCATCTTCCGGAAGCACGGGTCATGCTGAGGGAACTGAAGGCTTACGGAATCAACATCTCAATAGATGATTTTGGAACCGGCTATTCCTCCTTCAGCTATCTGAAGCATTTTCCGGTTGATACTGTGAAGATAGATCAGTCTTTCATTCGTGATATGGGCAGGAAAGAAGATAAAAGTGACGAGAAAATCGTGACCACCATTATTAATCTGGCAAGAAACATGAATATGAAAGTGGTGGCAGAAGGGGTGGAAAAAGGAGAAACCCTTGATTTCCTGTCGGAAAACCAGTGTGATGAGATTCAGGGATTCCTATATTGCCGGCCTTTATCATCGGAAGAAGTCATTCCTTTCCTTCAGGCAGATGCAGCAGGAAATCAGCTTTTCCTGGATAAATAG
- a CDS encoding disulfide oxidoreductase: MKTTTEKAVEYAMFAAWAIAVTATMGSLYFSEIRMFIPCELCWVQRIFMYPLAVTLAIATVKKDARQAVYTLPISVIGALFSLYHYLIQKVPALSEASDVCGIIPCNHQYINYAGFITIPFLAFTAFSMISILMIYVIMKTKE; encoded by the coding sequence TTGAAAACGACAACGGAGAAAGCAGTCGAATATGCGATGTTCGCAGCATGGGCCATAGCTGTCACAGCGACGATGGGATCCCTGTATTTTTCGGAAATCAGAATGTTTATCCCGTGTGAGCTGTGCTGGGTGCAGAGAATCTTTATGTATCCGCTGGCCGTTACCCTCGCCATTGCTACAGTGAAAAAAGATGCCCGTCAGGCGGTATACACACTGCCGATCAGTGTTATTGGCGCCCTTTTCTCGCTATATCATTATCTTATTCAGAAGGTTCCTGCGCTGTCTGAGGCATCGGATGTCTGTGGGATCATTCCGTGCAATCATCAGTATATAAATTATGCCGGCTTTATCACGATTCCGTTTCTTGCCTTTACCGCGTTTTCAATGATCTCCATCCTCATGATTTATGTGATCATGAAAACGAAGGAGTGA
- a CDS encoding thioredoxin family protein, which produces MKKIIIFGLVLAVIFAALAFVTSQQNQQQSEGNPYGKDRLKPETIDTLDDPLYENIILPDEVDVKKDAGEDFTVYFFSPACQICNEVTPFLVPAAEDEGVDLHMLNLLEYEPDVWDNHEITGTPTVVHYENGEEEARIEGGADEETYRQFFNEVVLEDN; this is translated from the coding sequence ATGAAGAAAATAATCATATTCGGGCTTGTGCTTGCCGTTATTTTTGCCGCACTGGCTTTTGTAACTTCCCAGCAGAACCAGCAGCAGTCTGAAGGGAACCCGTACGGGAAAGACCGGCTTAAGCCGGAAACGATTGATACACTGGATGATCCACTGTATGAAAACATCATTCTTCCGGATGAAGTGGATGTGAAAAAAGATGCTGGCGAGGATTTCACCGTTTATTTCTTCAGCCCTGCCTGTCAGATCTGTAATGAGGTGACACCATTCCTCGTACCGGCTGCGGAGGATGAAGGGGTAGATCTTCATATGCTGAATCTTCTTGAATACGAACCTGATGTATGGGATAACCACGAGATTACAGGTACACCGACCGTTGTTCATTACGAAAACGGTGAAGAGGAAGCCCGAATTGAAGGCGGAGCAGATGAAGAAACGTACCGTCAATTCTTTAATGAAGTCGTTCTGGAAGATAATTAA
- a CDS encoding ATP-binding protein, producing the protein MTLFRDLIHNLFYIITPVFLYYTFWSRYTHERRRSLYFLIFFALCAASMLLSMMFPVEISGFQFDFRYLAVIFALLYGSWVLALVLFLVQAGYRLILIGASDPGFYLFFSALSFAGFYLLSRHYQSFNLRKKAACYLALLAVICSLSAVFSFSRFTDNRLDMLTYMSQFFLLYAIVSLLLIYTIERMITNQRMKEDLRKSEQLRTVSELAASVAHEVRNPMTVARGFVQLMQSSSSLTNSEKKYLQLTISEIDRAQHIISDYLNLAKPKDPSFKTISVSHALDEVRHTIQAYALMNNVSVFLDVPSGLKIRGEEKEFMQVLLNLCKNGIEAMPDGGKLFLTAALAGSTVRIGITDTGTGMTNEQVRQLGRAYYTTKDKGTGLGLMVSFTIIRSWGGQIDVKSEPGNGTVFTIILPAESADEPLHPDYEKQTAETVKQ; encoded by the coding sequence ATGACCCTTTTCAGAGACCTTATACATAACCTCTTTTACATTATCACACCTGTTTTTCTTTATTATACGTTCTGGTCCCGTTACACCCATGAGCGACGCCGCAGCCTGTACTTCCTGATCTTTTTTGCCCTCTGTGCTGCGTCGATGCTTTTATCCATGATGTTCCCCGTGGAGATCAGCGGATTCCAGTTCGACTTCCGCTACCTGGCTGTTATTTTCGCTCTGCTGTACGGAAGCTGGGTGCTTGCACTTGTCCTGTTTCTCGTCCAGGCCGGCTACAGACTGATCCTGATCGGCGCAAGCGATCCAGGGTTTTATCTTTTTTTCAGCGCACTTAGTTTTGCAGGATTTTACCTATTATCCCGTCATTACCAATCGTTCAATCTTCGCAAAAAAGCAGCCTGCTACCTTGCACTTCTGGCAGTCATTTGTTCCCTTTCCGCTGTTTTTTCCTTTTCTCGATTCACAGATAACAGACTCGACATGCTGACATACATGTCTCAGTTTTTCCTTCTGTATGCGATTGTTTCGCTCCTGCTGATTTATACCATTGAAAGAATGATTACAAACCAGCGCATGAAGGAGGATCTTCGAAAAAGTGAGCAGCTTCGGACTGTCAGTGAGCTTGCCGCATCCGTCGCCCATGAAGTACGGAATCCAATGACGGTGGCCAGAGGCTTTGTCCAGCTGATGCAATCAAGCAGCAGTCTTACCAATTCGGAAAAGAAATACCTGCAGCTCACCATATCCGAAATTGACCGTGCCCAGCATATTATAAGTGATTACCTGAACCTTGCAAAGCCAAAAGACCCCTCTTTTAAAACCATCAGTGTCTCTCATGCTCTCGATGAGGTCCGGCATACCATCCAGGCATATGCGCTGATGAATAATGTATCCGTCTTTCTCGACGTTCCCTCAGGCCTTAAAATCCGGGGAGAAGAAAAAGAGTTCATGCAGGTACTCCTGAATCTGTGCAAGAACGGAATCGAAGCGATGCCGGACGGAGGTAAACTTTTTCTTACAGCCGCTCTTGCAGGGAGTACTGTACGGATCGGCATAACCGACACGGGGACGGGCATGACAAACGAGCAAGTCCGGCAGCTTGGAAGGGCCTATTACACAACAAAGGACAAAGGGACAGGCCTTGGACTGATGGTTTCCTTTACAATCATTCGTTCCTGGGGAGGGCAGATCGATGTGAAAAGCGAGCCCGGTAACGGTACTGTGTTTACAATCATTCTTCCCGCAGAATCTGCAGATGAACCATTGCACCCCGATTACGAAAAGCAAACAGCTGAAACCGTAAAACAGTAA
- a CDS encoding glutathione ABC transporter substrate-binding protein, with protein sequence MKIWKKHLVLPAMASILVLSACGDGSDEPADSGEDTGQNGETEQQDEAEDEGEEEAAQTETGGDLRVGIEAEPTSMDPHNTTDGNSATIQSTMMEGLLRFDENMEIVPVLAEDYEFSDDATEITFTLREGVTFHDGTEFNAETVKENLDFVRDTDNGLARSSFFSFIEDVTVDDDYQVTIVSDEPNSAMASYMAHSSAAMKSVEEISKKLEDEDYNLDREGAVGTGPFQFVEWRDSEHVVVEKFDDYWNADEEARVDSITFLPVQEASTRVNMLRTGEVDVITPIPTLNAAELENEEDLDLYTGSSTDVYYVGMNFENDNYDDINVRKAMNHAIDKDGLIAQVLDGYGQVADSAIAPPVYGYAGQSVYEYDLDYARELMAEAGLEDGFEATIWTRNSTEFVSVAEYVEIQLAEINIDVSVEAYESGTLFDMLDAGEDTDLWIGRWSPGTGEADYGLRPNFASDRVPPNFNNSGFYINEELDAMFDDALSTPDEDEAMAVYADIQEMIYDDAPWVFLHIPDALIAKGTNIHGIYVLPSGAVNLNLAEIH encoded by the coding sequence GTGAAAATATGGAAAAAGCATTTAGTACTTCCAGCGATGGCATCCATTCTTGTGCTTTCTGCGTGTGGAGATGGATCGGATGAACCGGCTGACAGTGGTGAAGACACAGGGCAAAACGGAGAAACCGAACAGCAGGATGAGGCAGAGGATGAAGGAGAAGAGGAAGCCGCTCAGACTGAAACAGGCGGAGATTTGAGAGTTGGCATCGAAGCGGAACCGACATCGATGGATCCGCATAATACAACAGACGGAAACTCAGCCACCATTCAAAGCACCATGATGGAAGGACTCCTGCGTTTCGATGAAAACATGGAAATCGTACCTGTTCTGGCAGAGGATTATGAATTCAGTGATGATGCAACGGAGATTACCTTTACTCTCCGTGAAGGTGTCACGTTCCACGATGGAACCGAATTTAACGCCGAAACGGTAAAGGAAAATCTCGATTTTGTCCGTGACACAGATAATGGGCTTGCCCGGTCTTCTTTCTTTTCATTTATCGAGGACGTAACTGTTGATGACGATTATCAAGTTACGATTGTATCAGACGAGCCAAATTCAGCTATGGCTTCTTATATGGCTCATTCATCCGCAGCGATGAAATCCGTCGAAGAAATCAGCAAAAAGCTTGAAGATGAGGACTACAACCTTGACCGTGAGGGTGCAGTCGGAACCGGCCCGTTCCAGTTTGTGGAATGGCGTGATAGTGAACACGTAGTGGTCGAAAAGTTTGATGACTACTGGAATGCGGATGAAGAAGCGCGGGTGGACAGCATAACATTCCTTCCTGTTCAGGAAGCGAGCACCCGGGTGAATATGCTTCGGACGGGGGAAGTGGACGTAATTACACCAATACCGACATTGAACGCAGCGGAACTTGAGAACGAGGAAGACCTTGATCTCTATACCGGATCGAGTACGGACGTGTATTATGTTGGAATGAACTTTGAGAACGACAATTATGACGACATTAATGTGCGTAAAGCCATGAACCACGCAATTGATAAGGATGGTCTGATCGCCCAGGTGCTGGATGGATACGGCCAGGTTGCCGATTCTGCAATCGCCCCGCCGGTTTACGGTTATGCAGGGCAGTCCGTTTATGAGTATGATCTGGACTACGCCCGTGAACTGATGGCGGAAGCAGGGCTCGAAGACGGCTTTGAGGCTACGATCTGGACGCGGAACAGCACAGAGTTTGTAAGTGTTGCCGAATACGTGGAAATTCAGCTGGCAGAAATTAATATTGATGTCTCCGTTGAAGCTTACGAGTCCGGTACTCTGTTTGACATGCTTGATGCAGGGGAAGACACGGATCTCTGGATTGGCCGCTGGTCACCTGGAACAGGAGAAGCGGACTACGGTCTGCGACCAAACTTTGCTTCCGACCGGGTCCCGCCGAACTTTAACAACTCCGGGTTTTATATTAACGAAGAGCTTGACGCCATGTTTGATGACGCCCTTTCCACTCCTGATGAGGACGAAGCGATGGCTGTATATGCTGATATTCAGGAAATGATCTATGACGATGCGCCATGGGTGTTCCTGCATATTCCTGACGCACTTATTGCAAAAGGAACAAACATTCATGGTATTTATGTCCTTCCTTCAGGCGCGGTGAACCTGAACCTGGCTGAAATTCACTAG
- the nikB gene encoding nickel ABC transporter permease translates to MLHFVLRRLIGMVPILFIITIISFLFVHLTPGDPIRIMYGAEIDQETYQTLYEREGFNDPLPVQYGRYMVDMLVHGDFGQSYRTRADVSEEVVRRFGYTAILTVLSMFWAILIGVTVGIVSATKRNSIWDRIGMISTISALSIPEFWFGLMLMQIFAVQLGWFPTSGSGTWIHLLLPSITLGFGVAATIVRFTRSSVLEVMREDYVRTARAKGQKERVVIWSHVLRNALIPVVTMAGLQFGFLIGGAVVVEQVFAWPGLGSYLIDSILSRDYPVIQALILLFSLQFLIINLIVDISYGFLNPQIRYD, encoded by the coding sequence GTGCTTCATTTTGTACTTAGACGATTGATCGGGATGGTACCCATCCTGTTTATTATTACGATTATTTCGTTTTTATTTGTTCATCTTACACCCGGCGATCCGATCCGGATTATGTACGGAGCGGAGATTGACCAGGAGACGTATCAGACGCTTTATGAACGCGAAGGATTTAACGATCCGCTTCCTGTTCAGTACGGCCGTTATATGGTAGATATGCTCGTTCACGGGGACTTTGGCCAGTCTTACCGGACACGGGCTGATGTATCAGAGGAAGTGGTCCGGCGATTCGGTTATACAGCAATACTGACCGTACTGAGCATGTTCTGGGCCATTTTGATTGGCGTGACAGTAGGTATTGTGTCGGCAACGAAACGGAATTCGATCTGGGACCGCATCGGGATGATTTCCACTATTTCGGCACTCAGTATTCCGGAATTCTGGTTCGGTCTTATGCTTATGCAGATTTTCGCGGTCCAGCTTGGCTGGTTCCCGACCAGTGGAAGCGGGACATGGATTCATCTGCTTCTCCCTTCGATAACCCTCGGGTTCGGGGTTGCGGCAACGATTGTGCGCTTCACCCGCTCCAGTGTCCTTGAAGTCATGAGGGAGGATTACGTAAGAACCGCTCGGGCGAAAGGACAGAAGGAACGCGTGGTCATCTGGAGTCACGTGTTAAGAAACGCCCTGATTCCGGTCGTGACCATGGCTGGTCTTCAGTTCGGCTTTCTGATCGGTGGTGCTGTAGTCGTTGAGCAGGTATTTGCCTGGCCGGGACTCGGCTCCTACCTCATTGATTCCATATTATCGCGGGATTATCCGGTTATTCAGGCTTTAATCCTCTTATTTTCACTTCAGTTCTTAATAATTAATCTCATCGTGGACATCAGCTACGGATTCCTGAATCCGCAGATCCGCTATGATTGA
- a CDS encoding ABC transporter permease, protein MKQNEAKPYSPFRAFLSKFLKQKLAVVAFFIVVAIMFVGVFGSFMAPYDPHRPVTSQYPEKGIDMDQLTNTSVILEGVMSDGTTVEGSELTQIQAEADNRRVASVRQGQRGVNVNANTSGFTNATVETGDVGGVFQVVVEGESLLEGKEPVVSRLVPVQPDGVLNEGEEFQIDVMAVLTDGSEMTDRGEIHELALRLYETEEEEDTGGFNAPASDSEAVEGLHFATLNEDVAVVDENGVVTVTGEGEGAVLVQTGPVKSVVHIQAGEAAEPVLAYLNMSESSVELTDIYKHQPPSSMHLFGTDHQNRDILSRVIHGTQDTLLIGFVSVAIGAFAGTLLGLLAGFYGRWVDSIVTRMTDVLLAFPGILLAIAVIAFLGAGITNIIMAVAVFTVPVFIRIVRGSALALKEMTYVEASRSIGVKDPVIIFRHIFPGTLSVVLVYLTMRIGVAILIGAALSFLGLGGDITAPEWGSMLSAAKDNSGTVFHATFFPGLAIVITVLSFNIFGDGLRDALDPKLKE, encoded by the coding sequence ATGAAGCAGAATGAAGCGAAGCCTTATTCTCCTTTCAGGGCGTTTTTATCGAAGTTTCTCAAGCAGAAGCTGGCTGTCGTTGCTTTTTTCATCGTAGTAGCGATCATGTTTGTCGGGGTGTTCGGCTCTTTTATGGCGCCATACGACCCGCATAGACCGGTGACGTCACAGTATCCGGAAAAAGGAATCGATATGGACCAGCTGACAAATACGAGTGTCATCCTTGAAGGGGTGATGAGTGACGGGACAACCGTGGAAGGCAGCGAACTTACCCAGATTCAGGCCGAAGCTGACAACCGGCGTGTGGCTTCTGTCAGACAGGGCCAGCGCGGTGTGAACGTGAATGCCAATACATCAGGGTTCACGAATGCCACAGTGGAAACCGGTGATGTCGGTGGTGTATTTCAGGTCGTCGTGGAGGGTGAATCTCTCCTTGAAGGAAAGGAGCCGGTTGTTTCCAGGCTCGTTCCTGTGCAGCCGGATGGCGTGCTGAATGAAGGAGAAGAATTTCAGATTGATGTGATGGCCGTTTTGACAGACGGCTCGGAAATGACAGACCGGGGTGAGATCCATGAGCTTGCACTCCGTTTATACGAAACAGAGGAAGAAGAAGATACAGGCGGCTTCAATGCCCCTGCCAGTGATTCGGAAGCGGTCGAAGGTCTTCACTTTGCAACTTTGAATGAAGATGTAGCAGTGGTGGACGAGAACGGCGTTGTTACAGTAACCGGTGAAGGAGAAGGGGCTGTACTCGTGCAGACCGGACCGGTAAAATCGGTCGTCCACATTCAGGCCGGGGAAGCCGCTGAACCGGTTCTTGCCTACCTGAATATGAGTGAATCGAGTGTGGAGTTGACGGACATTTACAAGCATCAGCCTCCGTCGTCCATGCATCTGTTCGGAACCGATCACCAGAACCGGGACATTTTAAGCCGCGTGATTCACGGAACACAGGACACTCTTTTAATCGGCTTTGTATCCGTGGCAATTGGAGCCTTTGCCGGTACGCTTCTTGGACTTCTTGCAGGATTTTACGGCCGCTGGGTTGACAGTATCGTAACCCGGATGACAGATGTACTGCTGGCGTTTCCGGGAATTCTGCTGGCAATTGCCGTTATCGCCTTTCTCGGTGCCGGAATTACCAACATCATTATGGCGGTAGCTGTCTTTACGGTACCGGTCTTTATCCGGATCGTCCGGGGTTCCGCTCTCGCATTAAAAGAAATGACATACGTCGAAGCTTCCCGCTCGATCGGAGTTAAGGATCCGGTGATCATTTTCAGACACATTTTCCCAGGAACGCTTTCGGTCGTACTCGTGTATCTGACCATGCGGATCGGCGTGGCGATTCTGATCGGGGCGGCACTGAGCTTCCTCGGACTCGGCGGCGATATTACAGCACCGGAGTGGGGTTCCATGCTGAGCGCGGCAAAGGACAACAGTGGAACGGTGTTTCACGCCACGTTCTTTCCGGGACTGGCGATTGTGATTACCGTACTCAGCTTTAACATATTCGGAGACGGGCTGCGGGACGCACTCGATCCTAAGCTGAAAGAATAG